Proteins from a genomic interval of Nerophis lumbriciformis linkage group LG01, RoL_Nlum_v2.1, whole genome shotgun sequence:
- the plagl2 gene encoding zinc finger protein PLAGL2, with translation MAAAAADASQRITALTPEEEGRRTATAAKLFGSAGRERDDEEDEGARGKECLVCGALFASQEKLRLHAATHAGEKPFHCSQPHCAKAFSSKYKLFRHMATHSPQKTHQCSFCEKMFHRKDHLKNHLQTHDPNKEAFKCEECGKHYNTKLGYKRHVAMHSATAGDLTCKVCMQRYESTPVLLEHLKSHSGKSSGGTKEKKHPCDHCDRRFYTRKDVRRHMVVHTGRKDFLCQYCAQRFGRKDHLTRHVKKSHSQELLKIKTEPPDMLGLLTSGSPPCSVKEELSPMMCSMASNKDPMMGKPFPSGGPFPMGVYNPHHLQAMSNSGVAHPHPHPHPHPPLISAPLSAAMSCHMEPTGSLHPHSHHHHHHHHHHHHHHSPPHQQQQHHPQQAPKYQLGSTSYLLDKPLKVEMESFLMDLQSGLPGPGSSAEPHAAVSPPKDGLGPPAGLTEELCGDPLLSKSPAVIAESLCAANVDFSSLLGFLPLNLPPYSAPMSAGGLVMGYTSSATPSSSSSSSSTLHAAEPAPLTSLQPQPQEQQSSGGGLGLGPLHPLPPVFSSSLSSTTLPRFHQAFQ, from the exons ATGGCAGCTGCTGCCGCCGATGCCTCACAACGTATTACCGCACTGACGCCGGAGGAAGAGGGACGACGGACCGCCACCGCCGCCAAGTTGTTCGGGAGCGCCGGGAGAGAGAGGGACGACGAGGAAGACGAGGGGGCAAGAGGGAAGGAGTGTTTGGTGTGCGGGGCTCTGTTCGCCTCTCAGGAGAAGCTCCGCCTCCACGCCGCGACGCACGCGGGAGAGAAACCTTTTCACTGCTCGCAGCCCCACTGTGCGAAGGCCTTCAGCTCCAAATACAAACTCTTCAG GCATATGGCCACGCATTCTCCGCAGAAGACCCACCAGTGCTCGTTTTGTGAGAAGATGTTCCACCGCAAAGACCACCTGAAGAACCACCTGCAGACCCACGACCCCAACAAGGAGGCCTTCAAGTGCGAGGAGTGCGGCAAGCACTACAACACCAAGCTCGGCTACAAGCGCCACGTGGCCATGCACTCGGCCACGGCGGGCGACCTCACCTGCAAGGTGTGCATGCAGCGGTACGAGAGCACGCCCGTCCTGCTGGAGCACCTCAAGAGCCACTCGGGGAAGTCGTCGGGCGGCACCAAGGAGAAGAAGCACCCGTGCGACCACTGCGACCGCCGCTTCTACACGCGGAAGGACGTGCGGCGCCACATGGTGGTGCACACCGGCCGCAAGGACTTCCTCTGCCAGTACTGCGCCCAGCGCTTCGGCAGGAAGGACCACCTGACGCGCCACGTGAAGAAGAGCCACTCGCAGGAGCTGCTGAAGATCAAGACGGAGCCGCCGGACATGCTGGGCCTCCTCACCTCGGGGTCGCCTCCTTGCTCGGTGAAGGAGGAGCTCAGCCCCATGATGTGCAGCATGGCCTCCAACAAGGACCCCATGATGGGCAAGCCCTTCCCGAGCGGGGGCCCCTTCCCCATGGGCGTGTATAACCCCCACCACCTGCAGGCCATGTCCAACTCCGGGGTTGCccaccctcaccctcaccctcaccctcacccACCGCTCATATCCGCGCCCCTCTCGGCGGCCATGAGCTGCCACATGGAACCCACTGGATCCCTGCACCCGCactcccaccaccaccaccaccatcaccaccaccaccaccaccaccattcccCGCCccaccagcagcagcagcaccacCCCCAGCAGGCGCCCAAGTACCAGCTGGGATCTACCTCATACCTGCTGGACAAACCCTTGAAGGTGGAGATGGAGAGCTTCCTCATGGATCTGCAGAGCGGCCTGCCGGGCCCGGGGTCCTCGGCGGAGCCCCACGCTGCTGTTTCCCCGCCGAAGGACGGACTGGGGCCCCCTGCCGGCCTGACGGAAGAACTGTGCGGCGATCCCCTGCTGTCCAAGAGCCCCGCGGTGATCGCCGAGTCTCTGTGTGCTGCTAACGTTGACTTCTCCAGCCTGCTGGGCTTCCTCCCGCTCAACCTGCCCCCCTACAGCGCCCCCATGAGCGCCGGAGGGCTGGTGATGGGCTACACCTCGTCGGCGACTccctcctcctcgtcctcgtcTTCCTCGACTCTGCACGCCGCCGAGCCGGCGCCTCTTACCTCTTTGCAACCGCAACCTCAGGAGCAGCAGAGCTCCGGCGGGGGCCTGGGTCTCGGACCCCTGCACCCCCTCCCACCAGTGTTCAGCTCCAGCCTCAGCAGCACCACGCTGCCACGCTTCCACCAGGCCTTCCAGTGA